A genomic stretch from Mycobacteriales bacterium includes:
- the panB gene encoding 3-methyl-2-oxobutanoate hydroxymethyltransferase, which produces MTDGSINPYGSPRAAVRRIRTHHLQAMKERGERWAMLTAYDMHSAAIFDEGGIPALLVGDSAANNVFGFDTTLPVTVDELMPLVRAVVRSTRNALVIADMPFGSYQVGPEQALQTAIRFMKEGGAQAVKLEGGRQVVPQVRAIVDAGIPVVAHIGFTPQSEHALGGYKVQGRGEQAAHVIDDAVALQAAGAFAVVLEMIPADVAAQITKELAIPTIGIGAGADCDAQVMVWTDMVGLNTGPAPRFVKRYADVRAVITEAASTYAREVADGTYPGPEHSFE; this is translated from the coding sequence ATGACCGACGGTTCCATCAACCCGTACGGCAGCCCGCGAGCCGCTGTCCGCCGAATCCGCACCCATCACCTTCAGGCGATGAAGGAACGCGGCGAACGCTGGGCGATGCTGACCGCCTACGACATGCATTCGGCGGCGATCTTCGACGAGGGCGGCATCCCGGCACTCCTGGTCGGTGACTCGGCGGCGAACAACGTGTTCGGCTTCGACACGACGCTGCCCGTCACCGTCGACGAGCTGATGCCACTGGTGCGCGCGGTGGTGCGCTCGACCCGCAACGCCCTCGTGATCGCCGACATGCCGTTCGGCTCTTACCAGGTCGGTCCGGAGCAGGCGCTGCAGACCGCGATCCGCTTCATGAAGGAAGGCGGCGCGCAGGCGGTCAAGCTCGAGGGCGGGCGCCAGGTCGTGCCGCAGGTCCGGGCGATCGTGGACGCCGGCATCCCGGTCGTCGCGCACATCGGCTTCACCCCGCAAAGTGAGCACGCGCTGGGCGGCTACAAGGTCCAGGGTCGCGGTGAGCAGGCCGCGCACGTCATCGACGACGCGGTTGCCCTCCAGGCAGCGGGCGCCTTCGCCGTCGTGCTCGAGATGATCCCGGCCGACGTGGCGGCGCAGATCACCAAGGAGCTCGCAATCCCGACGATCGGCATCGGCGCCGGCGCCGACTGCGACGCACAGGTCATGGTGTGGACCGACATGGTCGGCCTCAACACCGGACCCGCGCCGCGTTTCGTGAAGCGGTACGCCGATGTGCGTGCGGTCATCACCGAAGCCGCGAGCACCTACGCCCGCGAGGTCGCCGACGGCACGTACCCCGGACCTGAGCACTCCTTCGAGTAA
- the npdG gene encoding NADPH-dependent F420 reductase encodes MTTIPTGEVAGLTLAFLGGTGDQGRGLARRYAIAGHQVILGSRQADRAAAVAAELAETVPDGSLVSGMANEAAAAAADVVVVAVPWDGHETLVKAVAPALTGKVVVDCVNPMGFDDKGAYGLSVAEGSAAQQAAALLPDSTVVAAFHHVSAMLLLDPDVAAIETDVLVLGDDRGATDLVQALVDRIAGMRGIYGGRLRNAGQVEALTANLVSINRRYKAHAGLRVTDV; translated from the coding sequence GTGACCACGATCCCCACCGGCGAGGTCGCCGGCCTCACGCTCGCCTTCCTCGGCGGCACCGGAGACCAGGGCCGCGGGCTGGCCCGCCGTTACGCGATCGCCGGCCACCAGGTGATCCTCGGGTCGCGGCAGGCGGATCGCGCCGCGGCGGTGGCCGCCGAGCTCGCCGAGACGGTCCCCGACGGCTCGCTGGTCTCGGGGATGGCCAACGAGGCAGCCGCCGCGGCCGCTGACGTCGTCGTCGTCGCCGTGCCGTGGGACGGGCACGAGACCTTGGTGAAGGCGGTGGCACCTGCGCTGACCGGCAAGGTGGTTGTCGACTGCGTGAACCCCATGGGTTTCGACGACAAGGGCGCCTATGGCCTTTCCGTCGCAGAAGGCAGCGCGGCACAGCAAGCCGCAGCGTTGCTGCCGGACAGCACGGTCGTCGCGGCGTTCCACCACGTGAGCGCGATGCTGCTGCTCGACCCCGACGTGGCCGCCATCGAGACCGACGTCCTTGTCCTCGGCGACGATCGCGGCGCGACGGACCTCGTGCAGGCGCTCGTCGACCGCATCGCAGGCATGCGTGGCATCTACGGTGGCCGGCTGCGCAACGCCGGTCAGGTCGAAGCGCTGACCGCGAACCTCGTGTCGATCAACCGCCGTTACAAGGCGCACGCCGGCCTTCGCGTCACAGACGTCTGA
- a CDS encoding histone H1-like repetitive region-containing protein: MARVAAKKTTARKTTAKKTAAKKAPAKKAPARKTAAKKTTARKTTAKKTTARKTVAKKAPARKTAAKRAPARKR, from the coding sequence GTGGCACGAGTAGCTGCAAAGAAGACCACTGCACGCAAGACGACCGCCAAGAAGACGGCGGCAAAGAAGGCACCGGCCAAGAAGGCGCCGGCTCGCAAGACCGCCGCCAAGAAGACGACCGCACGCAAGACCACCGCAAAGAAGACGACCGCTCGCAAGACCGTCGCCAAGAAGGCGCCGGCACGCAAGACCGCTGCAAAGCGGGCACCTGCGCGCAAGCGGTAG
- a CDS encoding N-acetylmuramoyl-L-alanine amidase translates to MLRTLAIAAVLCSCSATAAPLPHLVRPSAGRATLATPSPLAGEVVGIDPGHNGRNYADPAYIDRQVWNGREEEDCDTTGTATDAGYTEARFNFRVATFLAADLREDGARVVMTRHTNHGVGPCITKRAHIINAAHADIAIDIHADGGPPSGRGFAILEPVRDSVNAAIVRPSARFGRIVRRELLAMTHMPTSTYDGVDGITHRDDLAGLNLATEPKVLVEAGNMRNARDARLLVSTAFQRRLAAAFTTAIVDYLRS, encoded by the coding sequence ATGCTGCGGACGCTGGCGATCGCCGCCGTACTCTGCTCGTGCAGCGCGACGGCCGCGCCGCTGCCACATCTCGTCCGCCCGTCAGCCGGCCGCGCCACGCTCGCCACCCCCTCACCCCTCGCCGGCGAAGTGGTCGGCATCGACCCGGGCCACAACGGGCGCAACTACGCAGACCCCGCCTACATCGACCGCCAGGTCTGGAACGGTCGCGAAGAAGAGGACTGCGACACGACCGGTACGGCGACCGACGCCGGCTACACCGAAGCGCGCTTCAACTTCCGGGTCGCAACGTTCTTGGCGGCTGACCTGCGTGAGGACGGCGCCCGCGTGGTGATGACCCGTCATACCAACCACGGGGTCGGACCATGCATCACCAAGCGGGCGCACATCATCAACGCGGCCCACGCCGACATCGCGATCGACATCCACGCCGACGGCGGTCCGCCGAGCGGGCGCGGCTTCGCGATCCTGGAACCGGTACGCGACTCGGTCAATGCCGCCATCGTGCGGCCGTCGGCGCGGTTCGGCCGCATCGTCCGGCGCGAGCTGTTGGCGATGACGCACATGCCGACGAGCACCTACGACGGCGTCGACGGCATCACTCATCGAGACGATCTCGCCGGGCTCAACCTCGCCACCGAGCCGAAGGTGCTCGTCGAGGCCGGCAACATGCGCAACGCGCGGGATGCGCGGCTGCTCGTCTCGACCGCCTTCCAGCGCCGGTTGGCAGCCGCCTTCACGACCGCGATCGTGGACTACCTGCGGAGCTGA
- a CDS encoding glycosyltransferase family A protein: MLDVSVVVPFFNPGANIEDCLDSLRDQTLPRDRYEVVLVDDGSTDGSDRRAKRYADADPDLFRLVQIPASGWPGRPRNVGVEQAKGRYVQFVDSDDRLDPAALQRMLDVAASSDADIVVGKLSSDFRGLNHHVFRHTVTGRTLFDYPLVDTLTPHKMVRKELLTRHGIRFAEGPRHVEDEHFSMLIYTRARSVAVVGDLACYFYRRRRVAGRNLGDTEVTAADYFRDLAAVLDVIDDHVADPQTRIPLQRRFYRTEMLGRLRGTAMSRYDDAYRREVLDQVRALAAERFAPQVHDGLPFFLRTQSRLALDGDVAGLTSYAAWLDELRLTATVSALTWRDGRLHLAVTAGLLRGDDPLRLERDGDDWLVPAPAAPGAGRAERLVSAQDLAEADLDCATVSRADSQLWSTTEGLSLSITADGEPAITGEVVLDPARLQGGDPLTAGLWDLRLRVGLGGITFACPLRPAEEPGRLAARLTAESADVSLVQPFWTTPASTLSLDVGEWSHPLNDLVDDEIAPTLRRRDLQLALPAVSGPDGAQPARLLLVGDETGSAVVSVPASLAITPAGSALTARLPRRLPGREVQLWVQFARLGGSPPRRLGWTLARVGRRLRVIRSSGVHLQRDG, from the coding sequence ATGCTGGACGTCAGCGTGGTGGTTCCGTTCTTCAACCCGGGCGCCAACATCGAGGACTGTCTCGACTCGCTGCGCGACCAGACCCTTCCTCGTGATCGCTACGAGGTCGTGCTGGTCGACGACGGCAGCACCGACGGCAGCGACCGGCGCGCGAAGCGTTACGCAGACGCCGACCCGGATCTGTTCCGGCTGGTGCAGATCCCTGCGTCGGGCTGGCCGGGCCGGCCCCGCAACGTCGGTGTCGAGCAGGCGAAGGGCCGCTACGTCCAGTTCGTCGACAGCGACGACCGCCTGGATCCGGCAGCACTGCAACGAATGCTCGACGTCGCAGCGAGCAGCGACGCGGACATCGTGGTCGGCAAGCTCAGCAGCGACTTCCGCGGCTTGAACCACCACGTGTTCCGGCACACCGTCACCGGCCGGACGCTCTTCGACTACCCGCTCGTCGACACGCTCACCCCGCACAAGATGGTCCGCAAGGAACTGCTGACCCGGCACGGGATCCGGTTCGCCGAAGGACCTCGTCACGTCGAGGACGAGCACTTCAGCATGCTGATCTACACCCGGGCGCGTTCCGTCGCCGTCGTGGGCGACCTCGCCTGCTACTTCTATCGCCGACGTCGGGTCGCCGGGCGCAATCTGGGCGACACCGAGGTGACAGCGGCCGACTACTTCCGCGACCTGGCCGCCGTCCTCGACGTCATCGACGACCACGTGGCCGACCCGCAGACGCGCATCCCGTTGCAGCGCCGGTTCTACCGCACCGAGATGCTCGGCAGGCTGCGCGGCACTGCGATGAGCCGCTACGACGACGCGTACCGGCGTGAGGTGCTCGACCAGGTACGAGCACTGGCGGCAGAGCGGTTCGCGCCGCAGGTTCACGACGGGCTGCCGTTCTTCCTTCGCACCCAGTCCCGGCTGGCCCTCGACGGCGACGTGGCCGGGCTGACGTCGTACGCCGCCTGGCTCGACGAGCTCCGGTTGACGGCAACCGTCTCCGCACTGACCTGGCGCGACGGTCGACTTCACCTCGCCGTGACCGCCGGACTGCTGCGCGGCGACGACCCGCTGCGGCTCGAACGCGACGGTGACGACTGGCTGGTACCCGCACCCGCGGCGCCCGGCGCCGGTCGCGCCGAGCGCCTCGTCTCGGCGCAAGACCTCGCCGAGGCGGACCTCGACTGCGCCACAGTCTCGCGCGCCGACTCCCAGCTCTGGTCGACGACCGAGGGCTTGTCGCTGTCGATCACCGCCGACGGCGAGCCGGCGATCACCGGAGAGGTGGTGCTCGATCCGGCGAGGCTGCAAGGCGGCGACCCGCTCACCGCGGGGCTGTGGGACCTGCGGCTTCGGGTCGGCCTCGGCGGCATCACGTTCGCGTGCCCGCTGCGACCGGCCGAGGAGCCGGGCCGACTCGCGGCACGGCTCACGGCCGAGTCCGCCGACGTGAGCCTCGTGCAGCCGTTCTGGACCACACCCGCCAGCACGCTCTCGCTGGACGTCGGCGAGTGGTCACATCCGCTCAACGACTTGGTCGACGACGAGATCGCTCCGACGTTGCGCCGCCGCGACCTGCAGCTCGCGCTGCCCGCCGTCAGCGGTCCGGACGGCGCGCAGCCGGCCCGCCTGCTTCTCGTCGGCGACGAGACCGGGTCGGCGGTGGTGTCAGTGCCGGCGAGTCTCGCGATCACCCCCGCCGGCTCGGCACTGACCGCGAGGCTGCCCCGCCGCCTGCCCGGCCGCGAGGTCCAGCTCTGGGTGCAGTTCGCGCGGCTGGGAGGATCGCCGCCCCGCCGGCTCGGCTGGACCCTCGCGCGAGTCGGGCGCCGGCTCCGCGTGATTCGTTCATCTGGCGTTCACCTTCAACGCGACGGCTGA
- a CDS encoding RNA degradosome polyphosphate kinase, giving the protein MSTTTSSAPDLPRYADELAEEIEDLRHAAGRNDRPAHPDRFIDRESSWLDFNARVLELALDTTIPLLERTKFAAIFASNLDEFFMVRVAGLQRRHATGIGVATPAGLSPREQLDLIADRAHELIARHDAMFTDELLPALRREDIRIERYDALTDDERKTADTLFAEHVFPVLTPLAVDPAHPFPYISGLSLNLAVVVRDRDNGREHFARVKVPPVLSRYVAVGGLKFVLLEDVIAAHVPELFPGLEVIETSVFRVTRNEDLTVEEDDVDNLLQALERELVRRRFGPAVRLEVAADISDKVLDLLVRELEIHQKQIYRINGPLDLAGLWAIADLDLPALKYDVSPPLTHPRLRSGGDAKAAADVFSAMRRGDVLLHHPYDSFTTSVQAFVEQAAADPSVLAIKQTLYRTSGDSPLVDALIDAAEAGKQVLVVVEIKARFDEQANIKWARALEQAGCHVVYGVVGLKTHAKLALVVRQEADGSLRRYTHIGTGNYNPKTARMYEDLGLLTVDPVIGADVADLFNHLSGYTKHRDYRTLLVAPDTLRPGLIQLVADEIEHAKAGRPAGIVLKLNSLVDELVVDALYDASAAGVPVDIVVRGMCALRPGVPGLSETIKVRSILGRFLEHSRVFHFVAGGDQRTFIGSADIMHRNLDRRVEALVEIRDPKVKDELRELLTFATDPATAAWTLDVAGKWTRALTDPEGAPLHDYQQTLLDAAALRGDDRRPESH; this is encoded by the coding sequence GTGAGCACAACGACGTCGAGCGCACCGGATCTGCCGCGGTACGCCGACGAGCTCGCGGAGGAGATCGAGGACCTGCGTCACGCCGCGGGCCGCAACGACCGCCCGGCCCATCCCGATCGCTTCATCGACCGCGAGAGCAGCTGGCTCGACTTCAACGCGCGGGTCCTCGAGCTCGCCCTCGACACCACCATCCCGCTGCTCGAGCGCACCAAGTTCGCCGCGATCTTCGCCAGCAACCTCGACGAGTTCTTCATGGTCCGCGTCGCAGGCCTGCAGCGGCGCCACGCCACCGGGATCGGAGTGGCGACCCCCGCCGGGCTGTCCCCTCGCGAGCAGCTCGACCTGATCGCCGATCGGGCGCACGAGCTGATCGCCCGTCACGACGCGATGTTCACCGACGAGCTGCTTCCCGCGCTGCGACGAGAGGACATCCGGATCGAGCGCTACGACGCGCTGACCGACGACGAACGCAAGACGGCGGACACCCTGTTCGCGGAACACGTCTTCCCCGTCCTCACCCCGCTCGCCGTCGACCCGGCGCATCCCTTTCCCTACATCTCGGGGTTGTCGCTGAACCTCGCGGTGGTGGTTCGCGACCGGGACAACGGGCGCGAGCACTTCGCGCGGGTCAAGGTTCCGCCGGTGCTGTCGCGGTATGTGGCCGTCGGTGGTCTCAAGTTCGTGCTGCTCGAAGACGTCATCGCCGCGCACGTGCCCGAGCTGTTCCCCGGCCTCGAGGTCATCGAGACCTCAGTGTTCCGGGTCACCCGCAACGAGGACCTGACCGTCGAAGAGGACGACGTCGACAACCTGCTTCAGGCACTCGAGCGAGAGCTCGTCCGGCGCCGGTTCGGCCCGGCGGTACGCCTCGAGGTGGCCGCGGACATCAGCGACAAGGTTCTCGACCTTCTCGTCCGTGAGCTCGAGATCCACCAGAAGCAGATCTATCGGATCAACGGGCCGCTCGACCTCGCCGGACTGTGGGCGATCGCCGACCTCGACCTGCCCGCCCTCAAGTACGACGTCAGCCCGCCGCTGACCCACCCCAGGCTGCGCTCCGGCGGGGATGCCAAGGCCGCGGCCGACGTGTTCTCGGCGATGCGCCGAGGAGATGTGCTGCTGCACCACCCGTACGACTCGTTCACCACGAGCGTCCAGGCGTTCGTCGAGCAGGCCGCGGCCGACCCGTCGGTGCTCGCGATCAAACAGACGCTCTACCGCACGAGCGGCGACTCGCCACTCGTCGACGCGCTGATCGACGCGGCCGAGGCCGGCAAGCAGGTCCTCGTCGTCGTCGAGATCAAGGCGAGGTTCGACGAGCAGGCGAACATCAAATGGGCGCGCGCGCTGGAGCAGGCCGGCTGCCACGTGGTCTACGGCGTCGTCGGGTTGAAGACCCACGCCAAGCTGGCGTTGGTGGTGCGCCAGGAGGCCGATGGCAGCCTGCGCCGCTACACCCACATCGGCACCGGGAACTACAACCCCAAGACCGCGCGGATGTATGAGGACCTCGGACTGCTCACCGTCGACCCGGTGATCGGCGCCGACGTCGCCGACTTGTTCAACCACCTGTCCGGCTACACCAAGCACCGCGACTACCGCACGCTGCTCGTCGCGCCGGACACCCTTCGTCCCGGCCTGATCCAGCTGGTCGCCGACGAGATCGAGCACGCGAAGGCAGGACGGCCGGCCGGGATCGTTCTCAAGCTCAACAGCCTCGTGGACGAGCTGGTCGTCGACGCGCTCTACGACGCGTCGGCCGCCGGCGTACCCGTCGACATCGTCGTGCGCGGCATGTGCGCCCTCCGTCCGGGCGTCCCGGGCCTGTCGGAGACGATCAAGGTACGCAGCATCCTCGGCCGGTTCCTCGAGCACTCGCGGGTGTTCCACTTCGTGGCGGGCGGCGATCAGCGCACGTTCATCGGCAGCGCCGACATCATGCATCGCAACCTCGACCGCCGCGTGGAGGCACTCGTCGAGATCCGCGACCCCAAGGTCAAAGACGAGCTGCGGGAGCTGCTGACGTTCGCGACAGACCCGGCGACGGCGGCCTGGACGCTCGATGTAGCGGGCAAGTGGACCCGCGCCCTCACCGATCCCGAGGGAGCACCGCTGCACGACTACCAGCAAACGCTGCTGGACGCCGCGGCCCTTCGCGGCGACGACCGCCGACCGGAGTCGCATTAG
- a CDS encoding CYTH and CHAD domain-containing protein, which yields MSPSSTLEVEAKFRVHPPFEMPDLLDPRTGAAALDEPDRHELRAVYWDTADLRLAREGITLRHRDGEGPSKDGWHLKLPVGNVRAVPDASAVSREEVRVEGSGESIPEQLRGLVLPWSRTAVLGPVATLVTDRTAYLLRDATGGPLVELTDDLVSVVNSGHVAGRFREIEVEDRGGGEPAIEAVGNLLRASGAVGGEFVPKVVRALGPQASAEPDPPMPGKVGLDEPARCAVRDMLRRDVRRLIALDTGVRRDAEDAAHQMRVTARRLRSILKTFKPLLDPGWAGSLRDELAWLADSLSTTRDNEVLLERLMREVDALPEDLVVGPVRARLEQVLRGNLAAGRADIEQTLSSERYVVLLERLVDAGWEPFTSPAGERPTGKAIPRLIRACWNDVSDAVKRLDATADAGAWHKVRIDAKRLRYSCEAATPMFGRPAQRLAKMAAGLQDSLGENQDAAVASELLRSLATARGGTTIAFTLGLLHARQSDAGAAARKEFAKQWKAVARADCLAWLAGS from the coding sequence GTGAGCCCGAGCTCGACCTTGGAAGTAGAGGCGAAGTTCCGCGTCCATCCGCCATTCGAGATGCCTGACCTGCTCGACCCGCGTACCGGAGCAGCCGCGCTCGACGAGCCGGACCGCCACGAGCTCCGCGCGGTGTACTGGGACACCGCCGACCTGCGGCTCGCCCGCGAAGGCATCACGTTGCGACACCGCGACGGCGAAGGTCCGAGCAAGGACGGCTGGCACCTCAAGCTCCCGGTCGGCAACGTCCGTGCCGTGCCCGACGCCAGCGCGGTGAGCCGCGAGGAGGTCCGCGTCGAGGGTTCCGGCGAGTCGATCCCGGAGCAGCTGCGCGGCCTGGTCCTCCCGTGGTCGCGGACCGCGGTCCTCGGACCGGTCGCCACCCTCGTGACGGATCGCACCGCCTACCTGCTGCGCGACGCCACTGGCGGTCCGCTCGTCGAGCTGACCGACGACCTGGTGTCGGTCGTCAACTCCGGCCACGTGGCCGGCCGGTTCCGCGAGATCGAGGTCGAGGACCGGGGCGGCGGCGAGCCTGCGATCGAAGCCGTCGGCAACCTGCTGCGCGCGAGTGGGGCGGTCGGCGGCGAGTTCGTCCCGAAGGTGGTCCGGGCGCTCGGCCCGCAAGCCAGCGCCGAGCCGGACCCGCCGATGCCCGGCAAGGTCGGCCTCGACGAGCCCGCGCGGTGCGCGGTGCGCGACATGCTGCGCCGCGACGTACGCCGGCTCATCGCGCTCGACACCGGCGTACGGCGTGACGCCGAGGACGCAGCTCATCAGATGCGCGTGACCGCACGTCGGCTGCGAAGCATCCTCAAGACGTTCAAGCCGCTGCTCGACCCGGGATGGGCCGGATCGCTACGCGACGAGCTCGCCTGGCTCGCCGACTCGCTGAGCACCACGCGGGACAACGAGGTGCTGCTGGAGCGGCTGATGCGCGAGGTGGACGCGCTGCCGGAGGACCTCGTCGTCGGTCCCGTCCGGGCACGCCTCGAGCAGGTGCTCCGGGGCAACCTCGCTGCCGGCCGCGCCGACATCGAGCAAACCCTGTCGAGTGAGCGCTACGTCGTGCTGCTCGAGCGCCTCGTCGACGCCGGGTGGGAGCCGTTCACCTCGCCGGCCGGCGAGCGCCCGACCGGCAAGGCGATCCCGCGGCTGATCCGCGCCTGCTGGAACGACGTCAGCGACGCAGTGAAACGGCTCGACGCCACGGCCGACGCCGGGGCCTGGCACAAGGTCCGGATCGACGCGAAGCGGCTACGCTACTCGTGCGAAGCGGCGACGCCGATGTTCGGCCGCCCGGCGCAGCGGTTGGCCAAGATGGCCGCCGGGCTACAGGACAGTCTGGGCGAGAACCAGGACGCGGCGGTCGCCTCGGAGCTGTTGCGGTCGCTCGCGACAGCGCGGGGCGGCACGACCATCGCGTTCACGCTGGGTCTGCTGCACGCTCGGCAGAGCGACGCGGGCGCGGCGGCTCGCAAGGAGTTCGCGAAGCAGTGGAAGGCCGTCGCCAGAGCAGACTGCCTGGCCTGGCTGGCAGGCAGCTGA
- a CDS encoding NUDIX domain-containing protein has protein sequence MSPEKVIEAAGGVLWRPAAGGSGIEVALVHRPKYDDWSIPKGKLNAGEHPVLGAIREVQEETGHVGAPGRPLGEIHYLKDGSPKRVRYWAMRVTGGEFVPNDEVDQLMWLPPREAQRHLLPDRDQRVVQGVTQASVSTWPCLIVRHASAGERSSWAGNDRERPLDALGDDQAEALVPLLAAYDIRRVMSADVLRCLETIGPYAAVARLTVESEPLLSEAGYDQQPDLAAERLVELLGTHVASVVCTQRKTIPGLVQATCTALGAKPPEDPSLRKAGLFAVHLQAAPTLRIAAIERFDPVV, from the coding sequence ATGTCGCCCGAGAAAGTCATCGAGGCCGCCGGCGGCGTGCTGTGGCGGCCTGCCGCGGGCGGTTCCGGCATCGAGGTGGCGCTGGTCCACCGGCCGAAGTACGACGACTGGTCGATCCCGAAAGGCAAGCTGAACGCCGGCGAACATCCCGTGCTCGGCGCGATCCGGGAGGTGCAGGAGGAGACCGGCCACGTCGGTGCGCCGGGCCGGCCGCTCGGCGAGATCCACTACCTCAAGGACGGCTCCCCGAAGCGGGTCCGCTACTGGGCGATGCGGGTGACCGGCGGCGAGTTCGTCCCCAACGACGAGGTCGACCAGCTCATGTGGCTGCCGCCGCGAGAGGCGCAACGCCACCTGCTCCCGGACCGGGACCAGAGAGTCGTCCAAGGCGTGACGCAGGCGTCCGTGTCGACCTGGCCGTGCCTGATCGTGCGGCACGCCAGCGCCGGCGAGCGCAGCAGCTGGGCCGGCAACGACCGCGAGCGACCACTCGACGCGCTCGGTGACGACCAGGCGGAGGCGCTCGTGCCGCTGCTGGCCGCCTACGACATCCGCCGGGTGATGTCCGCCGACGTGCTGCGATGCCTCGAGACCATCGGACCGTACGCTGCGGTCGCCCGGCTCACGGTCGAGAGCGAGCCGCTGCTGTCCGAGGCCGGCTACGACCAGCAGCCCGACCTGGCCGCCGAACGGCTCGTCGAGCTGCTCGGGACGCACGTCGCGTCGGTCGTGTGCACGCAGCGCAAGACCATCCCCGGTCTGGTGCAAGCCACCTGCACGGCGCTCGGCGCCAAGCCTCCTGAGGACCCGAGCCTGCGCAAAGCGGGGCTGTTCGCGGTCCACCTGCAGGCTGCTCCCACGCTGCGAATCGCCGCGATCGAGCGTTTCGACCCCGTCGTCTGA